From the Daucus carota subsp. sativus chromosome 8, DH1 v3.0, whole genome shotgun sequence genome, one window contains:
- the LOC108198730 gene encoding auxin efflux carrier component 5 gives MIGIEDIYKVIVATTPLYVALILGYGSVKWWHIFTNEQCDAINLLVCYITLPLFTFEFTANVDPFAWNFVLIGADAISKVIIVGVLAAWVRFSSKGSYGWAITSFSLSTLTNSLVVGVPLLQAMYGPSAVDLVVQLSVVQAIIWLTLLLFVLEFRRTRIGCMESDQEMEVREKDLEGDDEIGVADPSFCYVMLKVWMKLAMNPNSYACIVGITWACVANRWHLEMPSILEGSILIMSRAGTGTAMFSMGLFMARQKKVVACGSSLTGLGMVLKFVAGPAAMAIACLAVGLHGDVLRVAIIQAALPQSITSFIYAKEYGLHADVLSTAVIFGMLVSLPLLIGYYAILAFLH, from the exons ATGATAGGAATAGAAGATATATACAAAGTTATTGTAGCTACCACACCATTATACGTAGCCCTAATTTTAGGTTACGGCTCCGTTAAATGGTGGCATATTTTCACCAACGAGCAGTGCGATGCCATCAACTTGCTCGTCTGTTACATTACTCTCCCCCTTTTCACGTTCGAGTTCACGGCTAACGTTGATCCGTTCGCATGGAATTTCGTGCTCATCGGTGCTGATGCCATCTCGAAAGTCATCATTGTAGGAGTTTTGGCGGCTTGGGTGAGGTTTAGTTCCAAAGGGAGCTACGGCTGGGCTATAACAAGCTTCTCCTTGTCGACTCTAACGAATTCTCTCGTTGTCGGCGTGCCTTTGTTACAAGCGATGTACGGTCCGTCTGCGGTTGATTTAGTGGTTCAGCTGTCCGTGGTCCAGGCCATTATATGGCTCACGCTGTTGTTATTCGTTCTCGAGTTTCGACGGACTCGGATCGGGTGCATGGAGAGTGATCAGGAGATGGAGGTTAGGGAGAAGGATCTGGAAGGAGATGATGAGATTGGGGTGGCTGATCCGTCATTTTGTTATGTGATGCTCAAGGTGTGGATGAAACTTGCGATGAACCCTAATTCTTATGCTTGTATTGTTGGGATCACTTGGGCATGTGTGGCTAACAG GTGGCATTTGGAGATGCCGAGCATCTTGGAAGGCTCTATATTGATCATGTCCAGAGCTGGAACCGGCACTGCTATGTTCAGCATGG GACTGTTTATGGCGAGGCAAAAGAAAGTTGTAGCATGTGGGTCCAGTCTTACGGGCTTGGGAATGGTTCTGAAGTTTGTTGCGGGTCCCGCTGCCATGGCTATTGCTTGCCTTGCTGTAGGTTTGCATGGAGATGTCTTACGTGTCGCAATCATTCAG GCTGCATTGCCCCAGTCCATCACTTCTTTCATCTACGCCAAAGAATATGGGTTGCACGCCGATGTACTTAGCACTGC GGTCATATTTGGAATGCTAGTGTCACTTCCTCTGTTGATCGGATATTACGCAATTTTGGCTTTTTTACACTGA